Genomic DNA from Gallaecimonas pentaromativorans:
TGCGATGCCGAGCTGTTCTTGCCGACTTCTGATGCCAAACTCATCGCCCTGGACCCGGCAACCGGCGCTCGCTGCCAGAACTTTGCTGACGAGGGCGTGCTTGATCTCACCCAGCACATGCCCTTTAAGCAGCACGGCTATTACTACTCCACCTCGCCGCCGTTGGTGGCCAAGGGCAAGGTGATTGTCGCAGGCTCGGTGAACGACAACTACGCGGTCAACTCCCCCTCCGGGGTGATCCGCGCCTTTGACGCTCGTACCGGCCAATTGCTGTGGAATTTCGACTCCGGTAACCCGGACCAAACCGCCCCTCTGGGCGCTGGCGAGGTCTACACCCCCAGCTCCCCCAACAGCTGGTCTGTGGCCAGTGCCGACGAGAAACTGGACCTGGCCTACTTCCCCATGGGTAACCGCACCCCGGACCAACTGGGCATGTACCGAAGCCCTGCCGAGGAGAAATACGCCAGCTCGGTGTTGGCGCTCAACCTCGACACCGGTAAACCTGCCTGGGTGCAGCAGTTTATCCACCACGATCTGTGGGACATGGACACCCCTGCCCAACCGGTATTGCTGGATCTGCAAACCAAAAATGGCCTGGAGCCGGCGCTGGTGGTACCCACCAAGCAAGGGGACGTTTATGTGCTGAACCGGGCCACCGGCCAGCCCATCTTCCCCATCACCGAAGAGCCAGCCCCCCAAGGCACCGATATTCCTGGCGACCACACCTCGCCCACCCAGCCCAGTTCAGCACTTAACTTCAAGCCGCCGACCCTCAAAGAGTCGGACATGTGGGGCGCCAGCCCGCTGGACCAGCTGTGGTGCCGCATCGAGTTTAAAACCCTCAACTACCAAGGGCAGTACACGGCCCCCTCTACCAAGGGCACCATTGTCTTCCCCGGTAACTTTGGGGTCTTCAACTGGGGCAGCGTGGCGGTAGACCCTAAACGCCAGGTCATGTTTGGCATGCCGCTGTACCTGGCCTTTACCTCCACCCTGGTGAAAAAGGACGGCGGCGATCTGGGCCCGGCCAACCAAGGGGAGCACGGTCTTAACGCCAACGAAGGTGGCCCTTATGCAGTTGATATGAAGCCCTTCTTGTCGCCCCTTGGCGTGCCCTGCCAGCAGCCCCCCTGGGGCTATGTGGCCGGGGTGGACTTGAGCACCGGTAAAAAAGTGTGGCAGCACAAAAACGGCACCATCCACGACATGACCCCCCTGCCCTTGCCCATCAAGATGGGCGTACCCGGCATCGGCGGCCCGGTTATTACAGCCGGTGGCGTAGTGTTTATGTCAGCGGCGGTGGATGATTACATCCGCGCCTACGACCTGACTTCCGGCAAGGTGCTGTGGCAGGCTCGCTTGCCCGCCGGCGGCCAAGCCACCCCCATGACCTACGTCAACAGCAAAGGCGAGCAAATGGTGGTGCAGGTTGCCGGGGGCCACGGCTCCATCGGTACCACCATCGGCGACTACGTGGTGGCCTACAAGCTCAAGCACTAAAAGACAGGCCCTGTAAAAAAGCCCGGCATCTGCCGGGCTTTTTGTTGCGCTGCTCTTAGCGCTAGAGCGCCATCTTGCCACGCACGGCGCGGGCCGAGGGCAGCACGTCGATATTGCAGGCATCGAAGCTGTCAGCCCGGGCCATTTTCCACATCCTCGAATAAAACTCCCCTTCAAAGCTCTCATCCAGCAGCTCGCCGGGTTTGAGAAAGACGTGGATCTGCGAGAACAAACGCACCTCAGTGGTGCTGGTGCGGCGTACCAGGTGGTGAGGGCCGATGTCACTGGGGCAGTCGATGCCGGCGGCAGCCAGCATTTCGGCAAAGGTATGGAGGGTATTGCGGTGAAAGTTATAGACCCGCTGCGCTTTATCCGGCACCACCAGCGCCTGTTGGCGCAGAGCATCCTGGGTTGCCACCCCGGTGGGGCACTTGTTGGTATGGCAAGACTGGGACTGAATACAACCGATGGCGAACATAAAGCCGCGGGCAGCATTCACCCAATCGGCGCCGATGGCCATGATGCTGGCAATATCAAAGGCCGAGACAATCTTGCCCGAGGCCCCCAGCTTGATTTTGTCCCGCAAGTTAATGCCCACCAGGGTGTTGTGAACAAACAGCAAGCCTTCGCGAAGCGGCAGGCCGATGTTGTCGGAAAACTCCCTTGGCGCCGCGCCGGTGCCCCCTTCCTTACCGTCGATAACGATAAAGTCGGGCAGAATGTCGGTCTCCAGCATGGCCTTGGCGATGCCCATAAACTCCCAGGGGTGGCCCAGGCACAGCTTAAAGCCCACCGGTTTGCCTCCCGACAGCTCACGCAGCTGGGCAATAAAGTGCATCAGTTCGGTAGGGTTGGAAAAGGCGCTGTGGCTAGAGGGTGACACACAGTCGCGGTCCATGG
This window encodes:
- a CDS encoding glucose/quinate/shikimate family membrane-bound PQQ-dependent dehydrogenase, with product MIIFSLLFLFIGLALLVGGVWLIALGGSWYYAITGLVLLVVGALTKNRRTSARLLYAAFLVATAVWALWESGYDWWPLATRMGLFLILAIPLLLATKSNKGGVKVLLPVWAVLVVGTLASTLVDKHKIDGELSTEIKVAAPNLGDAPADGWQAYGRSNMGQRYSPLDQITPANVSNLELAWQYQTGDKKGPGDVGETTYEATPLKLGNTLYLCTPHNWLVALDADSGKKVWQYKAAIEPDLQRQHQTCRGVSYLPGTSGQLPVAKVMDAPSESLAPIACDAELFLPTSDAKLIALDPATGARCQNFADEGVLDLTQHMPFKQHGYYYSTSPPLVAKGKVIVAGSVNDNYAVNSPSGVIRAFDARTGQLLWNFDSGNPDQTAPLGAGEVYTPSSPNSWSVASADEKLDLAYFPMGNRTPDQLGMYRSPAEEKYASSVLALNLDTGKPAWVQQFIHHDLWDMDTPAQPVLLDLQTKNGLEPALVVPTKQGDVYVLNRATGQPIFPITEEPAPQGTDIPGDHTSPTQPSSALNFKPPTLKESDMWGASPLDQLWCRIEFKTLNYQGQYTAPSTKGTIVFPGNFGVFNWGSVAVDPKRQVMFGMPLYLAFTSTLVKKDGGDLGPANQGEHGLNANEGGPYAVDMKPFLSPLGVPCQQPPWGYVAGVDLSTGKKVWQHKNGTIHDMTPLPLPIKMGVPGIGGPVITAGGVVFMSAAVDDYIRAYDLTSGKVLWQARLPAGGQATPMTYVNSKGEQMVVQVAGGHGSIGTTIGDYVVAYKLKH
- a CDS encoding FMN-binding glutamate synthase family protein; this encodes MKLSLLSRYAFFGGCILITLLVIPFLSQHPGLWALFILTGLLTLVGIHDLRQERHSVCRNYPVLGHIRFLVEFIRPEIRQYLLEGDDEKLPFSRAQRSLVYARAKNEGGEKAFGTLVDVYKPGFEFIGHSMRPLPVKDPIEFRVQIGGPQCRQPYSASIFNISAMSFGALSANAIRALNKGAKMGNFAHDTGEGSISPYHREFCGDLIWELGSGYFGCRNDQGGFDPHKFESQAQDPQVKMIEIKLSQGAKPGHGGILPKHKITAEIAATRGVPMDRDCVSPSSHSAFSNPTELMHFIAQLRELSGGKPVGFKLCLGHPWEFMGIAKAMLETDILPDFIVIDGKEGGTGAAPREFSDNIGLPLREGLLFVHNTLVGINLRDKIKLGASGKIVSAFDIASIMAIGADWVNAARGFMFAIGCIQSQSCHTNKCPTGVATQDALRQQALVVPDKAQRVYNFHRNTLHTFAEMLAAAGIDCPSDIGPHHLVRRTSTTEVRLFSQIHVFLKPGELLDESFEGEFYSRMWKMARADSFDACNIDVLPSARAVRGKMAL